A portion of the Glycine max cultivar Williams 82 chromosome 10, Glycine_max_v4.0, whole genome shotgun sequence genome contains these proteins:
- the LOC100812134 gene encoding uncharacterized protein: protein MEGNLPQGGIIQGGTSFGGFDLPGSIRVQHQAQHPHSMHQHQTHPRQGSSVHSAVHDGFPLTMGTMQNCDQTISLADFSKGDRSKNSASEEDEPSYTEDGVDCHHETTRGKKGSPWQRVKWTDKMVKLLITAVSYIGEDVTADGGSSGRRKFAVLQKKGKWKSVSKVMAERGYHVSPQQCEDKFNDLNKRYKKLNDMLGRGTSCQVVENPVLLDVIDFLSEKEKDDVRKILSSKHLFYEEMCSYHNGNRLHLPHDPALQRSLQLALRNRDDHDDDMRRSHHDEDDQDVEIDDHDDFEENCASHGDSRGIYGPLGGSMKKLKQCQGQEDANTFGNSLNCQDYNKSSYPHGQMIPSDVNQGLPEGMKAAWLQKQWVESRTLQLEEQKLQIQVEMLELEKQRFKWQRFSKKKDRELEKLSLENERMKLENERISLELKRKEMGTGFK, encoded by the coding sequence ATGGAAGGGAATTTGCCACAGGGAGGTATAATTCAAGGTGGGACTTCTTTTGGTGGCTTTGATTTGCCGGGATCAATTCGGGTTCAGCATCAAGCACAACATCCCCATTCCATGCATCAACATCAAACTCATCCGCGACAAGGGTCTTCTGTACATTCCGCCGTTCATGATGGTTTTCCACTTACAATGGGAACCATGCAGAACTGTGACCAAACCATTTCATTGGCTGACTTTAGTAAAGGAGACAGAAGTAAAAACTCGGCGAGTGAGGAAGACGAGCCGAGCTATACCGAGGATGGTGTTGATTGTCACCATGAAACAACTAGAGGGAAGAAAGGATCACCTTGGCAGCGTGTGAAGTGGACTGATAAGATGGTAAAGCTTCTGATAACAGCTGTTTCTTATATAGGTGAGGATGTAACTGCTGATGGTGGTAGCAGCGGAAGAAGAAAGTTTGCGGTCTTACAGAAGAAGGGTAAGTGGAAATCTGTTTCCAAGGTCATGGCTGAAAGGGGTTATCATGTTTCACCTCAGCAATGTGAGGATAAATTTAATGACCTTAATAAAAGGTATAAAAAGCTTAATGATATGCTAGGGAGGGGCACTTCTTGTCAGGTTGTTGAAAATCCTGTGCTGTTGGATGTAATAGATTTTCTTTCTGAGAAAGAAAAGGACGACGTTCGGAAAATATTGAGTTCAAAACACTTGTTCTATGAAGAGATGTGTTCTTATCATAATGGCAACAGGTTGCATTTACCCCATGATCCTGCATTGCAACGTTCACTGCAGTTAGCTCTCCGAAATAgagatgatcatgatgatgatatGAGAAGGTCCCATCATGATGAAGATGATCAAGATGTGGAAATTGATGATCATGATGACTTTGAAGAGAATTGTGCTTCTCATGGTGATAGTAGAGGAATATATGGGCCATTAGGTGgatctatgaagaaattgaaacAATGCCAAGGCCAAGAAGATGCTAATACTTTTGGTAACTCTTTAAATTGTCAGGACTACAACAAAAGTTCATATCCCCATGGACAGATGATCCCATCTGATGTGAATCAAGGTTTACCTGAAGGCATGAAAGCAGCTTGGTTACAGAAGCAATGGGTTGAATCTCGCACACTTCAGTTAGAAGAACAAAAGCTACAAATTCAGGTCGAGATGCTGGAACTAGAGAAACAGAGATTCAAGTGGCAGAGGTTTAGTAAGAAAAAGGATCGGGAGTTGGAGAAGCTGAGTCtagaaaatgaaagaatgaaGCTTGAAAATGAACGGATTTCTTTAGAACTGAAGCGAAAGGAAATGGGCACTGGCTTTAAATAG
- the LOC100812684 gene encoding fructose-1,6-bisphosphatase, cytosolic-like isoform X1, with amino-acid sequence MHTNSSMGEEQKKLDVLSNDVFIKALVSSGRTCILVSEEDEEATFVEASKRGKYCVVFDPLDGSSNIDCGVSIGTIFGIYLIKEDHEPTIEDVLQPGKNMLAAGYCMYGSSCTLVLSTGSGVNGFTLDPSLGEFILTHPDIKIPKKGKIYSVNEGNAKNWDDPTTKYVENCKYPRDGSSPKSLRYIGSMVADVHRTLLYGGIFLYPADKKSPNGKLRVLYEVFPMSFLMEQAGGQAFTGNQRALDLVPKKLHERSPIFLGSYEDVEEIKALYAAEE; translated from the exons ATGCATACAAATTCCAGCATG GGCGAAGAGCAAAAGAAACTGGATGTCCTTTCCAATGATGTCTTTATCAAGGCTTTGGTCAGCAGTGGACGAACA TGCATCTTGGTGTCTGAAGAAGATGAGGAAGCAACATTTGTGGAAGCTTCTAAGCGTGGAAA ATACTGTGTTGTTTTTGACCCGCTGGATGGTTCTTCTAACATTGATTGTGGTGTTTCAATTGGCACA ATCTTTGGgatttatttgataaaagaagACCATGAACCAaccattgaagatgttttgcaACCCGGGAAGAACATGTTGGCAGCTGGTTATTGTATGTATGGAAGCTCTTGCACG CTTGTGTTAAGCACTGGAAGTGGTGTTAATGGTTTCACCCTTGATCCATCTCTTGGGGAATTCATTCTAACTCACCCTGACATCAAG ATTCCAAAGAAAGGCAAGATCTATTCAGTGAATGAAGGAAATGCTAAAAACTGGGATGACCCTACTACCAA GTATGTGGAGAACTGCAAGTATCCAAGAGATGGTTCATCACCAAAGTCCCTAAGATATATTGGAAG CATGGTAGCTGATGTTCACCGCACATTGCTTTATGGAGGTATTTTTCTGTATCCGGCTGATAAAAAGAGTCCAAATGGAAAACTTCG TGTACTCTATGAAGTCTTCCCAATGTCATTCTTGATGGAACAAGCAGGAGGACAGGCTTTCACTGGCAACCAAAGG GCACTTGATTTGGTTCCAAAGAAGTTGCACGAGCGATCTCCCATATTCCTTGGTAGCTATGAGGATGTCGAGGAAATCAAGGCTCTTTACGCTGCTGAGGAATGA
- the LOC100812684 gene encoding fructose-1,6-bisphosphatase, cytosolic-like isoform X2 has translation MFRAKSKRNWMSFPMMSLSRLWSAVDEQYCVVFDPLDGSSNIDCGVSIGTIFGIYLIKEDHEPTIEDVLQPGKNMLAAGYCMYGSSCTLVLSTGSGVNGFTLDPSLGEFILTHPDIKIPKKGKIYSVNEGNAKNWDDPTTKYVENCKYPRDGSSPKSLRYIGSMVADVHRTLLYGGIFLYPADKKSPNGKLRVLYEVFPMSFLMEQAGGQAFTGNQRALDLVPKKLHERSPIFLGSYEDVEEIKALYAAEE, from the exons ATGTTCAG GGCGAAGAGCAAAAGAAACTGGATGTCCTTTCCAATGATGTCTTTATCAAGGCTTTGGTCAGCAGTGGACGAACA ATACTGTGTTGTTTTTGACCCGCTGGATGGTTCTTCTAACATTGATTGTGGTGTTTCAATTGGCACA ATCTTTGGgatttatttgataaaagaagACCATGAACCAaccattgaagatgttttgcaACCCGGGAAGAACATGTTGGCAGCTGGTTATTGTATGTATGGAAGCTCTTGCACG CTTGTGTTAAGCACTGGAAGTGGTGTTAATGGTTTCACCCTTGATCCATCTCTTGGGGAATTCATTCTAACTCACCCTGACATCAAG ATTCCAAAGAAAGGCAAGATCTATTCAGTGAATGAAGGAAATGCTAAAAACTGGGATGACCCTACTACCAA GTATGTGGAGAACTGCAAGTATCCAAGAGATGGTTCATCACCAAAGTCCCTAAGATATATTGGAAG CATGGTAGCTGATGTTCACCGCACATTGCTTTATGGAGGTATTTTTCTGTATCCGGCTGATAAAAAGAGTCCAAATGGAAAACTTCG TGTACTCTATGAAGTCTTCCCAATGTCATTCTTGATGGAACAAGCAGGAGGACAGGCTTTCACTGGCAACCAAAGG GCACTTGATTTGGTTCCAAAGAAGTTGCACGAGCGATCTCCCATATTCCTTGGTAGCTATGAGGATGTCGAGGAAATCAAGGCTCTTTACGCTGCTGAGGAATGA
- the LOC100812684 gene encoding Fructose-1,6-bisphosphatase, cytosolic-like (The RefSeq protein has 1 substitution compared to this genomic sequence) yields MDHSADAQRTDLMTITRFVLNQQSNHPESRGDFSILLSHIVLGCKFLCSAVNKAGLAKLIGLAGETNVQGEEQKKLDVLSNDVFIKALVSSGRTCILVSEEDEEATFVEASKRGKYCVVFDPLDGSSNIDCGVSIGTIFGIYLIKEDHEPTIEDVLQPGKNMLAAGYCMYGSSCTLVLSTGSGVNGFTLDPSLGEFILTHPDIKIPKKGKIYSVNEGNAKNWDDPTTKYVENCKYPRDGSSPKSLRYIGSMVADVHRTLLYGGIFLYPADKKSPNGKLRVLYEVFPMSFLMEQAGGQAFTGNQRALDWVPKKLHERSPIFLGSYEDVEEIKALYAAEE; encoded by the exons ATGGATCACAGTGCCGATGCTCAACGCACGGACTTGATGACCATCACCCGCTTCGTGCTGAACCAACAATCCAACCACCCTGAGTCTCGTGGCGATTTCTCAATCTTGCTCAGTCACATTGTTCTCGGTTGCAAGTTCCTCTGCTCTGCTGTTAACAAG GCGGGTCTTGCTAAGCTTATTGGACTTGCAGGAGAGACAAATGTTCAG GGCGAAGAGCAAAAGAAACTGGATGTCCTTTCCAATGATGTCTTTATCAAGGCTTTGGTCAGCAGTGGACGAACA TGCATCTTGGTGTCTGAAGAAGATGAGGAAGCAACATTTGTGGAAGCTTCTAAGCGTGGAAA ATACTGTGTTGTTTTTGACCCGCTGGATGGTTCTTCTAACATTGATTGTGGTGTTTCAATTGGCACA ATCTTTGGgatttatttgataaaagaagACCATGAACCAaccattgaagatgttttgcaACCCGGGAAGAACATGTTGGCAGCTGGTTATTGTATGTATGGAAGCTCTTGCACG CTTGTGTTAAGCACTGGAAGTGGTGTTAATGGTTTCACCCTTGATCCATCTCTTGGGGAATTCATTCTAACTCACCCTGACATCAAG ATTCCAAAGAAAGGCAAGATCTATTCAGTGAATGAAGGAAATGCTAAAAACTGGGATGACCCTACTACCAA GTATGTGGAGAACTGCAAGTATCCAAGAGATGGTTCATCACCAAAGTCCCTAAGATATATTGGAAG CATGGTAGCTGATGTTCACCGCACATTGCTTTATGGAGGTATTTTTCTGTATCCGGCTGATAAAAAGAGTCCAAATGGAAAACTTCG TGTACTCTATGAAGTCTTCCCAATGTCATTCTTGATGGAACAAGCAGGAGGACAGGCTTTCACTGGCAACCAAAGG GCACTTGATTTGGTTCCAAAGAAGTTGCACGAGCGATCTCCCATATTCCTTGGTAGCTATGAGGATGTCGAGGAAATCAAGGCTCTTTACGCTGCTGAGGAATGA